From Vanacampus margaritifer isolate UIUO_Vmar chromosome 8, RoL_Vmar_1.0, whole genome shotgun sequence, a single genomic window includes:
- the ankrd33ab gene encoding photoreceptor ankyrin repeat protein, producing MATAAEDPHLGAGPDEDDGSPSGWDSDSILSDDSVLPDYTPETSDGRTASTLYQACARNDPAALRRVLERGVTREEVMDLDINNWNGLMVACCKGFIDIAYSLNTCPYIDINHQDNEGNTALMIASQAGHVSTVMYLLNYYPGIDTEIKDCRGFTALIKAAMTGRDDVVAALVMAGADIHVTDTTKGKCAQDWALKTGRYETLFRLRRLKMRPKAEQFCESYIQEWPELKERVAKAVAEKSTREKITHHIKSTFGFRFPRDPEDNGVLDHMVRMTTSVHSPLISTGCRPLCPTSPPEVGKRRLAVPELMKKHSEKELEESSVCHSNGSVSHILPSIHSADSIATTCCADTERRGSILSLASTKVASKFIPRSMARRNSVFPSGCIPQININRPTEPTPKKEKKKKKLEKGYLEPPKWKYKAIKDEKKKEKREKEKTEKKEKKRERDSAKTKK from the exons ATGGCCACTGCAGCAGAGGACCCTCACTTGGGCGCAGGCCCCGATGAGGATGACGGGTCTCCGTCGGGATGGGACTCAGACAGCATTCTGTCCGACGACTCTGTGCTGCCGGACTACACGCCGGAGACATCCGACGGGCGAACGGCGTCGACGCTGTACCAAGCTTGCGCTCGCAATGACCCGGCCGCTCTGCGGAGGGTTCTGGAGAGAGGGGTGACAAGAGAGGAGGTCATGGATTTGGACATCAATAACTGG AATGGCTTGATGGTGGCTTGCTGCAAAGGATTCATAGACATCGCATATAGTCTTAACACTTGCCCCTATATAGACATCAATCATCAGGACAATGAAGGAAATACAGCACTGATGATTGCATCCCAAGCAG GTCATGTCAGCACGGTCATGTACCTGCTAAACTATTATCCTGGAATAGACACAGAAATAAAAGACTGCCGTGGCTTCACAGCCCTCATCAAAGCTGCAATGACGGGCCGCGACGACGTGGTTGCTGCGCTTGTTATGGCCG GCGCTGACATCCATGTGACAGACACCACAAAAGGAAAGTGCGCTCAGGACTGGGCGCTCAAGACAGGCCGCTATGAGACGTTGTTTCGTCTGCGCCGCCTCAAAATGAGGCCAAAGGCTGAGCAGTTTTGTGAAAGTTACATCCAGGAGTGGCCCGAGCTCAAGGAGAGGGTCGCAAAGGCCGTGGCGGAAAAAAGCACCCGTGAAAAAATCACCCATCACATTAAGAGCACGTTTGGATTTCGATTTCCTCGTGACCCGGAAGACAACGGTGTTTTGGACCATATGGTGCGCATGACCACCAGTGTACACAGCCCCCTCATTTCCACTGGGTGTCGGCCACTGTGCCCCACCAGTCCCCCCGAGGTGGGCAAGAGGCGGCTCGCAGTACCGGAGCTGATGAAGAAACACTCCGAGAAGGAACTGGAGGAAAGTTCCGTTTGCCACAGCAACGGATCGGTGTCGCACATTCTTCCCTCCATCCACTCGGCGGACTCCATCGCTACAACCTGCTGCGCTGACACCGAGAGGAGGGGCAGCATCCTATCACTGGCTTCCACCAAGGTCGCCTCCAAGTTCATCCCCCGAAGTATGGCCAGGAGGAACAGCGTGTTCCCCTCGGGATGCATCCCCCAGATCAACATCAACAGACCGACAGAGCCCAcgccaaagaaagaaaagaagaagaagaagttggaGAAAGGCTACCTGGAACCACCAAAGTGGAAATATAAGGCGATCaaggatgagaaaaaaaaggagaaaagggagaaagagaaaacagagaaaaaagagaaaaaaagagaacggGACAGCGCGAAGAccaaaaaataa